The genomic stretch CGAGCTTGCCTTTTATCATGTTGAACATCCTCCTGTAGTCGAGCCGCTGGTCGTCGATGGCGTTGGAGTGGGAGGAGAGTATCGCCTCTATTTCCTTGTCGAGTCTGTCTTCGGCCCGGAGGTCTTCGAGGAAGACCTCCACCATCCTTTCGAGCACCTTCCCCTCGTCGGCCTTGAAGACGATGAGCTTCTTCTCCTTGAGCCTTTCGAGTATAAGCCCGCAGGC from Thermodesulfobacteriota bacterium encodes the following:
- a CDS encoding DUF507 family protein; the protein is MRLTREQVEKACGLILERLKEKKLIVFKADEGKVLERMVEVFLEDLRAEDRLDKEIEAILSSHSNAIDDQRLDYRRMFNMIKGKLARERGLTL